The Pirellulales bacterium genomic interval CCTCGACCACGTATCCTTGCCCGCGCCGCGTGGTGATAAAATCCTTGCCCAATTTCTTGCGAACGTTCGACACATGCACGTCGACGAGATTCGACAGCGAATCTTCATTCTCGTCAAACAGATGCTCGTAGATTTGCGTTCGCGTGACGAGCTGGCCCCGCCGCAGGGCCAACAGCTCGACCAACGCATACTCGCGGGCGGTCAGCCCGGCCGGTTGCCCGTCGCGGACGACGGTTTTCGCCGCGGTGTCGATCGTCACATCGCCGATCTCGATCTGCCGGCTTGCCTGCCCGGCACTGCGACGGATCAAGGCCCGCAGCCGGGCCATTAGCTCGCTCAACTCGAACGGTTTGACGAGATAATCGTCGGCCCCGGCATCGAGCCCGCGAACCCGATCGCCGATGGCATCCTGGGCGGTGAGGATCAGCACGGGCGTTTTTTTGGCCCGCCGTAGCGAGCCCAACACTTCCCAGCCATTCTTGCCCGGCAACATCAGATCG includes:
- a CDS encoding response regulator transcription factor translates to MRILVVEDEPDLLSAVAQTLREAGYAVDEACDGKIGLYKATTWDYDALVLDLMLPGKNGWEVLGSLRRAKKTPVLILTAQDAIGDRVRGLDAGADDYLVKPFELSELMARLRALIRRSAGQASRQIEIGDVTIDTAAKTVVRDGQPAGLTAREYALVELLALRRGQLVTRTQIYEHLFDENEDSLSNLVDVHVSNVRKKLGKDFITTRRGQGYVVEGERLG